The following is a genomic window from Daphnia magna isolate NIES unplaced genomic scaffold, ASM2063170v1.1 Dm_contigs179, whole genome shotgun sequence.
TTCCGTCTTACTTCGGGATGCGACAGAACCGTTTAACAGCACAGTATTTCTAACGTGTGCGACTGGCCTACTTTTTGCTTCGTGTTTCAGTGACAAATGATTCCGCCGCGCGAACACCCTTACAGTCATGAAATGAAACCACACGAAAGGCAACAGAAGTTGATGCTTACACTTTTAGTTTTGATGGGATTTTACGTCCGACTACGAttgttcccccttttttttactgacagtttaaatttattatcattatttatttatttatttttttaatcaacaGAGCCGCAATATGGTGACTGAGAGTCATTCACATCAGCATTCTCAGCAGATCCAGCACCAGCACGCACAGCGCAACGGGCGCTATTTGCAGCAGACGCCATCACACCATCAAGACGCTCACGAGGAACGCGCTATGGTAATTCAACAGCACCCGGCTTCCATTCCGATGTCTGGCGAGCCGCCACGCAACGGTTCGTCTGCAAACTCCCAGCAGCACGCCAATAGCGTTTCGCATCTCAACGCCGCCATGGAGGAAAGAGCGGTGGCTCTTCAAGCCGCGGCCGCCGTTGCCGCCGCCGTCACCGGATTTAATTCCGCCAATTTGTCGGTCGGTATGGACTTGTCCGGTCTCGTCCCAGTAGGTCTCATGAATCACTTGCAGCACAACAATGAGCAGCAGCAACATAACTcgccaaacaacaacaacaacaacaacagcaacagcaaccaGCAGAGGAAACAGCGCGAGTTCATTCCGGATAATAAAAAAGACGACAGCTACTGGGATCGGCGGAGGCGCAACAACGAGGCGGCTAAACGTTCACGCGAGAAGCGTCGTCTCAACGACATGGTACTGGAGAGTCGCGTCCTGGAATTGACCAAGGATAATCACATCCTTCGCGCCCAGCTATCGGCCGTTCGCGACAAATACGGAATCAACCCAGATGCTCTCGTTTCGATTGACCAAGTTCTGGCCACTTTGCCGTCTCCTGATCAGGTCCTTAGTCTACCACGCCCTCGTTCTCGCCTCCTGTCCGGCATGAGTCCGTCTTTGGGTTCCGGTCGCGGTGGCGGATCGGTCTCGCCGTCGCCCAGCAATCGCAGCCTCTCACCGCCCATGTCACAGCAGTCACAAATGCATTCGCACCAGCCACATCACCAGCCGAATCAACATCAGCAACAGAGGCAGTCCGTTCTGATGTCGATGAACCGGGCACACAGGTCTCCTAGTCCGGTAGCGGTAGGACCAGGACAGGGTTCGGGTTCGGCATCTATGCAGCAGCAGCATTCGTACGCCAGCGGCCATCACCATCAGCAGCATCACCAGCACGGCTTTCGCTATCAACCTGCCGGAGAGTTGGCTGGAACGGGCGGCAATCACGCGTATCAGCATCAGCAGCAGCATCAACATGCACAGCATTCTCAGCCAATTAAAACTCAACAAAGAGTACTAGAGAGGTCTCTGCCGCCTCTTCCAGCACTGACTCCTGTGCCCGTCATTTCTCCCAATCACCAGCTGGAGATGGGAGGGTCATCAGTGGAAGGAGCTCACCAGCACCCTCTTCCAGGAGCGGATAGGGTTGGTTCGAATGGCAACGTAGCACCAGTTGCGGCTTTCTTCGACCTGTGTTCATCGTCAAGCAGCAGCAGTTCGAGCAGTTCTAGCAGCCACCCGGGCTCAAGTAGCGGTGACGACGGAAGCCATTCTCCGATTGATCCGGCCGTGGCAGCCGGCCGTGTACTGCCGCTCAAACTACGCCACAAAACCCACCTGGGTGAAAGGGACGTAGCGGCCGCCACCGCTTCGGCTGCCGCTGTTCTGCTGACACTCAACGAGATCAAACACGAGCCGGAAGGGATCGAAGACAGTCCTTCGGCAGTCGACTCGGCAGTTGACAGCGTTTCTGCTGAAATGAACAACAACAGTATGAGTGACCATCACAGCCAAGTTCATCACCATGGCCTGCATCACCATGCCAACCACCTCAGCCACCACCATCATCAACAACAGCCACAACAGCAATCGCACCAGAACGcccaacaacatcaacaactgCAGCATCCACATCACCAGCATCACCTAAACAGTAGCGGACGGCGTTCGACCGAGTCGAGCGATGATCGCGATTCGGGAATCTCATCAGGTGGAGATTGGTCGTTGTCGCGCAGTTCGTCACGGTTTAGTAGCAGCAGCAGTGGCAGCAATGCCAGTGTCAGCGCAATCGGCAGCAACAACGGCAACATTGTTGGCCATTTGTACCACGCACATCATCAACATCAGCCAGCGTCGAAGAGAATGAGGATGAGCCCCAATTCTCCTGTTGTGGACCACCAACATCAAAATGAGCACCCGCACATGCAACATCAGCAGGCGGTGCAGAGGCGCTTCACCGCTGCCCGAGCtagccaacaacaacagcaacaagtGATGAACAATCAAGAGGTAGACGAGGAGGAGAATGACCCGGCTTCTGGCATCGTTCATGAAAGATTGGTATTGGTCGGTGGCAACGAGTCTTCGGATGAGAATAACGACGAACTTCGTTCCCATATTGCTCGATTGGCCTCCGAATTGGAGTCTCTCAAAACGATGATGCTCGGTGGTGGCGGCACCTCGGCAGCTGGATCGGCGTCGACCATTCGGAACTGTAAAAGCAGCAGTACCAACTTTCGGCTTCATTGAGCCACCAATCACATTTTATCAATAATGtacaaacaaacataaaagAGAAACTTAGAAAacacgaaaggaaaaaaaaacaaaacaagaaaacaaatatgCCGACCTAGTCGTTATTTTGCAGTAAAAACCCTTTCAAttcataaaaaagaaaaaaaaaaaaagctagaaaaaaaagccGGTTGACATAGAAGCGACTTCCTATTCGAGGATTTCTCTCTTCACGCATCATACATTCATATCCATGCTGTTGATTATTTCCGGTTTTTTTATGTACTCATGAAAGTATATAGTTTTAAACATGATCCACCAGGTACACAATCGCGGTTTCATCCACGTACCACCAGGTTGAGTTGCCCTCTTGCGCATTATAATTTACGACTCTTACCGTGCTTTCGTGTTTGACTCATCGgtcaaaaagagaaaaatttggTTCCAGAAAAGCTTCTTGTACTCTAATGAATACGTGATCGATTGAGTTTTCTGCCTGATTCTGCCAAACTGGACTACTTTCATCCACCCCTCCCTTCCTCATGAAAACTAATAAAATcaacagtttaaaaaattgtcaaaaagaaaaagaaaaataacgaTGTAAAAACACAAGAGCGTAAACAAATAAGAACGTACAATGTAAAGGTTCGTTCTATAAACTTCCCTGCATGTCTATATACATACAAATTTTCGCATTGCATATGATCTTGTTACCCCTTGATTGAACCGTTTTGACCTACTCGTCTAGTTGTTCTaactttcatttttaaatcGATGTATTtgttacaaaaatttaattttcacACTTATACACACACGTTATTAGCTAAAGGAATAAACTGCACATGTATCGAGTATTTCGACTTAGCATTGCTTCGACGGCACAGCTGCGGAAGCCATTGCGTTTTTTGTGAATTGCTCAAATTGTTCTCTTTTCACGGCAGcaccgtgaaaaaaaaaaaaaagaagaaaaaaaaaaaaacgaaaaaaaaaaaaaaaaaaaaaaaaaaaaaaaaaaaaaggtggaaatGAGGGActacacaaacaaaaaagaaattttattttgcctGGAAAACCACCCGCTTTGGGATCCTGGATAAAACATAATTTCTAACCGTTATTCGTTTATAATTTCGCTTGTATTTTCATAGACTGTATCATGATTCATGTTTTTGCGCTTCGATACTCCAtgcatatatatttttattagaTTTGTCCAGTCGTTATCACCTCCCTTGCCCCCTTCCACGTGCTTTAAGGATATCATTTGCCATGATTTATGTTAATcgcgtttctttttcttgttgtaaattgttgttgttaccACATGCGTGCAATTCGGTCTTACATACATATATCTGCCGTTTCTGTTGATCATCGGGTTGTTCTGCTTAAGAACCTGCTTTGCTCGAGGTGATCCACGTTATGTCATTTTACGGTGATGTTATATTTGCCCACTTCGCCTTGTCTCTGGTCGTGTAGAACCGTGAAGTGTAATTCAAGTTAACTGTCGAATTTCAGCCATCTAAGTGACCAAGAAGAGGCTGGCAATGTTAACTACGGGATGCAGTGTCCGCGCGGAAGCTGCGAATTTatcgttttctttcaaatCTCTGTCCCATCTTCTGCACTGTTCAAAATGTGAAAACGATACCGGTTTGTGAGGAAGAGTGCATGGTGTTCTGATTGTGCTATCCTGTACCCTAAGTATGTATCGAGAAGATGGCGACGAGTTTCTGAGTGGTTTTTCTGCGATAATCTGGGGTGTTGATACGCCTGTCTGTGAAGGTGTAAATTTATCCACATATATAGACAAAGACACAACATCAGATGAATGCGCGTCGTCCCACACACAATTGTGCAGGC
Proteins encoded in this region:
- the LOC123467371 gene encoding box A-binding factor-like isoform X1, with translation MRHHVSRNMVTESHSHQHSQQIQHQHAQRNGRYLQQTPSHHQDAHEERAMVIQQHPASIPMSGEPPRNGSSANSQQHANSVSHLNAAMEERAVALQAAAAVAAAVTGFNSANLSVGMDLSGLVPVGLMNHLQHNNEQQQHNSPNNNNNNNSNSNQQRKQREFIPDNKKDDSYWDRRRRNNEAAKRSREKRRLNDMVLESRVLELTKDNHILRAQLSAVRDKYGINPDALVSIDQVLATLPSPDQVLSLPRPRSRLLSGMSPSLGSGRGGGSVSPSPSNRSLSPPMSQQSQMHSHQPHHQPNQHQQQRQSVLMSMNRAHRSPSPVAVGPGQGSGSASMQQQHSYASGHHHQQHHQHGFRYQPAGELAGTGGNHAYQHQQQHQHAQHSQPIKTQQRVLERSLPPLPALTPVPVISPNHQLEMGGSSVEGAHQHPLPGADRVGSNGNVAPVAAFFDLCSSSSSSSSSSSSSHPGSSSGDDGSHSPIDPAVAAGRVLPLKLRHKTHLGERDVAAATASAAAVLLTLNEIKHEPEGIEDSPSAVDSAVDSVSAEMNNNSMSDHHSQVHHHGLHHHANHLSHHHHQQQPQQQSHQNAQQHQQLQHPHHQHHLNSSGRRSTESSDDRDSGISSGGDWSLSRSSSRFSSSSSGSNASVSAIGSNNGNIVGHLYHAHHQHQPASKRMRMSPNSPVVDHQHQNEHPHMQHQQAVQRRFTAARASQQQQQQVMNNQEVDEEENDPASGIVHERLVLVGGNESSDENNDELRSHIARLASELESLKTMMLGGGGTSAAGSASTIRNCKSSSTNFRLH
- the LOC123467371 gene encoding box A-binding factor-like isoform X2; the encoded protein is MVTESHSHQHSQQIQHQHAQRNGRYLQQTPSHHQDAHEERAMVIQQHPASIPMSGEPPRNGSSANSQQHANSVSHLNAAMEERAVALQAAAAVAAAVTGFNSANLSVGMDLSGLVPVGLMNHLQHNNEQQQHNSPNNNNNNNSNSNQQRKQREFIPDNKKDDSYWDRRRRNNEAAKRSREKRRLNDMVLESRVLELTKDNHILRAQLSAVRDKYGINPDALVSIDQVLATLPSPDQVLSLPRPRSRLLSGMSPSLGSGRGGGSVSPSPSNRSLSPPMSQQSQMHSHQPHHQPNQHQQQRQSVLMSMNRAHRSPSPVAVGPGQGSGSASMQQQHSYASGHHHQQHHQHGFRYQPAGELAGTGGNHAYQHQQQHQHAQHSQPIKTQQRVLERSLPPLPALTPVPVISPNHQLEMGGSSVEGAHQHPLPGADRVGSNGNVAPVAAFFDLCSSSSSSSSSSSSSHPGSSSGDDGSHSPIDPAVAAGRVLPLKLRHKTHLGERDVAAATASAAAVLLTLNEIKHEPEGIEDSPSAVDSAVDSVSAEMNNNSMSDHHSQVHHHGLHHHANHLSHHHHQQQPQQQSHQNAQQHQQLQHPHHQHHLNSSGRRSTESSDDRDSGISSGGDWSLSRSSSRFSSSSSGSNASVSAIGSNNGNIVGHLYHAHHQHQPASKRMRMSPNSPVVDHQHQNEHPHMQHQQAVQRRFTAARASQQQQQQVMNNQEVDEEENDPASGIVHERLVLVGGNESSDENNDELRSHIARLASELESLKTMMLGGGGTSAAGSASTIRNCKSSSTNFRLH